The following coding sequences lie in one Mucilaginibacter sp. KACC 22773 genomic window:
- a CDS encoding thiazole synthase translates to MLKIADKTFNSRLFTGTGKFSSSILMEDALLASGSELVTVALKRVDIKNNDQDDLLIRLKYPHINLLPNTSGVRNAREAVFAAQLAREALETNWIKLEIHPDPKYLMPDPIETLKATEELAKLGFIVLPYIHADPVLCKRLEDAGTSAVMPLGSPIGSNKGLKTIDFLEIIISQSNVPVIVDAGIGSPSDAAWAMEIGADAVLVNTAIAVSGNPVQMAEAFKMAVIAGRMAYEAKLALPLPYAAASSPLTSFLDE, encoded by the coding sequence ATGTTAAAAATAGCCGATAAAACCTTTAACTCCCGTTTGTTTACTGGTACCGGCAAGTTTAGTTCCTCCATTTTGATGGAAGATGCCCTGCTTGCTTCTGGCTCAGAACTCGTAACGGTTGCCTTAAAACGCGTTGATATCAAAAACAATGATCAGGATGATCTGCTGATCCGCCTCAAATACCCGCATATTAATCTTTTACCCAATACATCGGGAGTGCGTAATGCCAGGGAAGCCGTTTTTGCTGCTCAACTGGCAAGAGAGGCATTGGAAACCAACTGGATCAAACTGGAAATCCATCCCGATCCTAAATATCTGATGCCCGATCCCATTGAAACCTTAAAAGCAACTGAAGAACTGGCTAAATTGGGATTTATTGTTTTACCATATATTCATGCCGACCCGGTGCTATGCAAGCGATTGGAAGATGCAGGTACCTCGGCAGTAATGCCTTTGGGTTCGCCTATCGGCAGCAATAAGGGGTTGAAAACTATAGATTTTTTAGAGATCATCATCAGCCAGAGCAATGTGCCCGTAATTGTGGATGCGGGTATCGGCTCACCATCCGATGCAGCCTGGGCGATGGAAATAGGTGCCGATGCCGTATTGGTGAATACAGCCATAGCAGTTTCAGGCAATCCCGTACAAATGGCAGAAGCATTTAAAATGGCTGTAATTGCCGGCCGCATGGCGTATGAAGCCAAATTGGCACTGCCTTTACCTTACGCTGCTGCAAGCAGCCCACTAACTTCGTTTTTAGATGAATAG